The proteins below come from a single Rhizobium sp. BT04 genomic window:
- a CDS encoding ABC transporter permease, translating into MVPIVSTAIPSRRRSFRLSRRMNLISGAVIIGLLVGVALLSLVWTPLPPAKMQIIHKLQPPFAFGLLGTDQFGRDVLSMLMAGCWNSLSIAITAVAIGGTLGSISGISAAAIRGPFEALLMRICDVIFALPPILSAMVLGAFLGPGRFTAITAIAVFMIPVFARVTLATSLQAWSRDYVTAARAIGNTRLTISLRHVLPNIVSQIIVHGAIQLGLAILTEAGLSFLGLGMAPPAPSWGRMLADAQTYLALAPWLAVLPGLAIALTVFGLNMLGDGLRDLLDPREASR; encoded by the coding sequence ATGGTACCGATCGTTTCTACCGCCATCCCCAGTCGCCGCCGGAGCTTTAGACTTAGCCGGCGAATGAACTTGATCTCCGGGGCTGTCATCATCGGCCTACTGGTTGGCGTGGCACTGCTGTCGCTCGTCTGGACGCCGCTGCCGCCGGCGAAAATGCAGATCATCCACAAACTGCAGCCACCGTTTGCCTTCGGCCTGCTCGGCACCGACCAGTTTGGCCGCGACGTGCTGTCGATGCTGATGGCGGGGTGCTGGAATTCGCTGTCAATCGCCATCACCGCAGTTGCGATCGGCGGAACGCTGGGTTCGATATCAGGCATTTCGGCAGCAGCCATCCGCGGTCCCTTCGAAGCGCTGCTGATGCGCATCTGCGACGTTATCTTCGCGCTTCCGCCGATCCTGTCGGCCATGGTGCTCGGCGCCTTTCTCGGGCCGGGACGGTTCACCGCGATCACCGCGATCGCCGTCTTCATGATCCCGGTCTTTGCCCGGGTGACGCTTGCGACCTCACTGCAGGCCTGGAGCCGCGATTATGTGACGGCGGCGCGGGCGATCGGCAATACGCGCCTGACGATTTCACTGCGCCATGTGCTGCCGAATATCGTCAGCCAGATCATCGTCCATGGGGCGATCCAACTGGGGCTGGCGATCCTCACCGAAGCGGGTCTCAGCTTCCTCGGGCTCGGCATGGCGCCGCCGGCGCCGAGCTGGGGCCGGATGCTTGCCGATGCGCAGACCTATCTGGCGCTCGCCCCCTGGCTGGCGGTCCTGCCGGGCCTTGCCATCGCGCTCACCGTCTTCGGCCTCAACATGCTCGGCGACGGTTTGCGCGATCTGCTCGACCCGCGCGAGGCGAGCCGCTGA
- a CDS encoding MarR family winged helix-turn-helix transcriptional regulator yields MPIELTASQALGLWHGVALDQVRHDDRDLTLRQMAILLHIYLVPPPHTVRGLAATLDVTKPVITRALDTMGEMGLVDRVRDQADRRNVLIKRTVDGALYLEKLGDLVRDQGRRLLI; encoded by the coding sequence GTGCCGATCGAACTGACCGCCTCGCAGGCTCTGGGGCTCTGGCATGGCGTGGCGCTCGATCAGGTCCGCCATGACGACCGCGATTTGACGTTGCGCCAGATGGCGATCCTGCTGCATATTTATCTGGTGCCGCCGCCGCATACGGTGCGCGGGCTTGCCGCGACGCTTGACGTCACCAAGCCGGTCATCACCCGGGCCTTGGACACGATGGGCGAGATGGGCTTGGTCGACCGGGTGCGCGACCAGGCCGACCGGCGCAATGTGCTTATCAAGCGCACCGTCGACGGGGCGCTTTACCTGGAAAAGCTCGGCGATCTCGTCCGCGATCAGGGCCGCCGGCTACTGATCTGA
- a CDS encoding NlpC/P60 family protein, giving the protein MTMLDRRLHAYRPDLAEAGLEGKVEALRFVEGAAARVAVPVVGLRPEPDLARGIDTELLLGEDVTVFDRADGWCWVKAASDGYVGYLRQAALSEGRPAPTHIVTVQRSFLYPEPELRKPHQAILSMGSRVHVAGEAEARGNRYVVLEDGTAIFARHVQPIGALDGADYVDIAARFLETPYLWGGRSGLGIDCSGLVQLAMLMTGRAAPRDTDMQAAGLGEPIDRSDIRRGDLVFWKGHVAVFEDPETILHANGHSMTVARENFEAAVKRIGWLYDQPTGYRRPIS; this is encoded by the coding sequence ATGACGATGCTCGACCGCCGCCTGCATGCCTACAGGCCCGATCTCGCGGAAGCGGGGCTCGAAGGCAAGGTCGAGGCTTTGCGCTTCGTCGAAGGTGCGGCGGCCCGCGTCGCCGTTCCGGTCGTGGGCTTGCGCCCTGAACCGGATCTTGCGCGCGGCATCGATACCGAACTGCTTCTCGGCGAAGATGTGACGGTTTTCGATCGCGCCGACGGCTGGTGCTGGGTGAAAGCCGCCTCGGACGGTTATGTCGGGTATCTCCGGCAAGCGGCGCTGTCGGAAGGCAGGCCGGCGCCGACCCATATCGTCACCGTTCAGCGCAGCTTTCTCTATCCGGAACCGGAACTGCGCAAACCCCACCAGGCGATCCTGTCGATGGGAAGCCGCGTCCATGTCGCCGGCGAGGCGGAAGCGCGCGGCAATCGCTATGTCGTGCTCGAGGACGGAACGGCGATCTTCGCCAGGCACGTCCAGCCGATCGGCGCGCTGGATGGCGCCGATTACGTCGACATCGCAGCTCGTTTTCTGGAGACGCCCTATCTCTGGGGCGGACGTTCCGGCCTCGGCATCGATTGCTCCGGTCTCGTCCAGCTGGCGATGCTGATGACCGGCAGAGCTGCGCCCCGCGATACCGACATGCAGGCAGCCGGCCTCGGTGAGCCGATCGACCGCTCCGACATCCGCCGCGGCGACCTGGTGTTCTGGAAGGGCCATGTCGCCGTCTTCGAGGATCCGGAAACCATCCTCCACGCCAACGGCCACAGCATGACGGTGGCGCGCGAGAATTTCGAGGCCGCCGTCAAGCGCATCGGCTGGCTCTACGATCAGCCCACAGGCTATCGCCGCCCGATCAGCTGA
- a CDS encoding amidase, whose protein sequence is MTETNLTIRELRERFADKSLSPLEYWLSLEDHIAAWEPSIAALYLYDPEAARAQAKASAERWAKGETLGALDGIPVTLKELIATKGQPVPLGTKAMELIPADADAPAAARLREDGAVIFAKTTCPDYGMLSSGLSSFHPLSRNPWDATQNPGGSSAGAAAAAAAGYGPLHIGTDIGGSVRLPAGWTGIFGFKPSHGRIPADPYYVGRCVGPMARTVEDAAFSMATLSRPDWRDGTSLPPNDFNWMDLDIDMSGMRIGLMLDAGCGLAVEDEIRVAVESAAKHFEKAGATIVSVQPVLTRAMLDGLDTFWRCRLWGDIAELDDNRRDSILPYIGDWAKGGADISGVDAVKGFNQTIEMRKSCGRLFTQVDAVLSPTNPIVSYPAEWASPTNDPALPFEHIGFTVPWNMSEQPAASINCGFSRSGMPIGLQIVGPRFDDMRVLRLSKAFEDWTGGVRSWPRPVTAPRVFSDAQSTL, encoded by the coding sequence ATGACCGAAACCAACCTCACCATCCGCGAACTCAGGGAGCGCTTCGCCGATAAAAGCCTCTCCCCACTCGAATACTGGCTTTCCCTGGAAGACCATATCGCCGCCTGGGAGCCTTCGATTGCGGCACTCTACCTCTACGACCCGGAAGCGGCGCGCGCGCAGGCGAAGGCATCGGCTGAGCGCTGGGCGAAGGGAGAAACGCTCGGCGCCCTCGACGGCATCCCGGTGACGCTGAAAGAGCTGATCGCCACGAAGGGCCAGCCGGTGCCGCTCGGCACGAAGGCGATGGAGCTGATACCGGCTGACGCCGATGCGCCAGCCGCCGCCAGGCTGCGGGAGGATGGCGCGGTGATCTTCGCCAAGACCACCTGCCCGGATTACGGCATGCTGTCCTCCGGGCTTTCGAGCTTTCATCCTCTCAGCCGCAATCCCTGGGACGCCACGCAGAATCCCGGCGGATCGAGTGCCGGGGCTGCGGCTGCGGCTGCGGCCGGTTACGGGCCGCTGCATATCGGCACCGATATCGGCGGCTCGGTGCGCCTTCCCGCCGGCTGGACCGGCATCTTCGGCTTCAAACCGAGCCATGGGCGCATTCCTGCCGATCCCTATTATGTCGGGCGCTGCGTCGGGCCGATGGCCCGCACCGTCGAGGATGCGGCCTTTTCGATGGCGACGCTGTCCCGGCCGGACTGGCGCGACGGCACCAGCCTGCCGCCAAACGATTTCAACTGGATGGATCTCGACATCGACATGTCGGGCATGAGGATCGGGCTGATGCTCGATGCCGGCTGCGGGCTTGCGGTGGAGGACGAGATCAGGGTCGCGGTCGAATCGGCGGCGAAACATTTCGAGAAGGCCGGCGCAACCATCGTATCCGTCCAGCCGGTACTGACACGCGCGATGCTGGATGGGCTCGACACTTTCTGGCGGTGCCGGCTCTGGGGCGATATCGCCGAGCTCGACGACAACAGACGCGACAGCATCTTGCCCTATATCGGGGATTGGGCAAAAGGCGGCGCCGACATCTCAGGCGTCGATGCGGTCAAGGGCTTCAACCAGACGATCGAGATGCGCAAAAGCTGCGGACGGCTGTTCACGCAAGTCGACGCCGTGCTGTCGCCGACCAATCCGATTGTCTCCTATCCGGCCGAATGGGCATCGCCGACCAACGATCCGGCCCTGCCGTTCGAGCATATCGGTTTCACGGTGCCGTGGAACATGTCGGAGCAGCCGGCCGCCTCGATCAATTGCGGCTTCTCCCGATCGGGCATGCCCATCGGCCTGCAAATCGTCGGGCCGCGCTTCGACGACATGCGGGTTCTGAGACTATCGAAAGCCTTCGAGGACTGGACGGGCGGGGTGCGATCCTGGCCGCGGCCGGTTACGGCGCCGCGCGTCTTTTCAGACGCGCAAAGCACGTTGTAA